The Thermosipho melanesiensis BI429 sequence AAAAATCAAGAAATTTGTTATGCATTACACGCTGAACAAAATGCTTTAATGCAAGCAGCAAAATTTGGGATATCAACAAATAACTCAACAATGTATATAACCCATAAACCTTGTTCTGTATGCGCAAGGTTAATAATTAATGCAGGCATTAAGAGAGTAGTTTTTATAAATGATTATCCTGATCCCTTAACAGATTTTTTATTCAAAGTTTCAAAAATAAAAATTGAAAAATTTGGAGGTGTAATAGATGAACAGGGATAACCTAACAAACTATTTGCGAATTGACCGCTGGCCCACAGTATGGTGTCCAGGTTGTGGTAATGGAATAATAATGAAATCTTTCATACAAGCTGTCCACGAGCTAAATCTTGAAAA is a genomic window containing:
- a CDS encoding deoxycytidylate deaminase; this translates as MELEKYLNKLEFKSESTPQKSWDEYFLRISLIIASRSTCIHRKVGALIVKDKRILSTGYNQPPSGFPHCNNIPCIRDDLRIPSGKNQEICYALHAEQNALMQAAKFGISTNNSTMYITHKPCSVCARLIINAGIKRVVFINDYPDPLTDFLFKVSKIKIEKFGGVIDEQG